The proteins below are encoded in one region of Brachyspira intermedia PWS/A:
- the mglC gene encoding galactose/methyl galactoside ABC transporter permease MglC, with protein sequence MDKNKINIKTIKSFVLNNAIFAALLVILIGIIIKEPTFFRLSNFLNIFAQASTRMIIAVGIGTLLVTQGNDLGAGRAVGLAAVVSASLLQSPSNPTRMYPDLPMLPVILPILLVMLILMIFGLINGFIISKLYVTPFIATLGMQLILYGVTSTYFDRPPYGAQPIGGLDPRFTNLAQGGIKLGGFTISYLIIFAVIITLIMWVIWNKTKLGKNIFAVGGNPEAAAVSGVNIPLTLMIVYTMAGALYGIAGSLEVARVGSATNNLGNGYELDAIAACVVGGVSFSGGIGSIIGIVSGVLIFQVINYGMSFVGISPYMQYIIKGAIIIAAVAVDTQKYLKKV encoded by the coding sequence ATGGATAAAAATAAAATAAACATTAAAACTATTAAATCATTTGTATTAAACAATGCTATATTTGCAGCATTACTTGTAATACTTATAGGTATTATCATTAAAGAGCCTACTTTCTTCAGATTGAGCAACTTCTTAAATATATTTGCTCAAGCTTCTACTCGTATGATAATAGCTGTAGGTATTGGAACACTTCTTGTTACTCAAGGTAACGATTTAGGTGCTGGTAGAGCTGTAGGACTTGCTGCGGTTGTAAGTGCTTCACTTTTACAATCTCCTTCTAACCCTACTAGAATGTATCCGGATTTACCTATGCTTCCGGTTATACTTCCTATACTCTTAGTTATGCTTATACTTATGATATTCGGTCTTATAAACGGTTTTATCATTTCTAAACTTTATGTAACTCCATTTATTGCCACTTTAGGTATGCAGCTTATACTTTATGGTGTAACTAGTACTTATTTTGACAGACCTCCTTATGGTGCTCAGCCTATCGGAGGACTTGATCCTAGATTTACTAATCTTGCTCAAGGCGGTATAAAATTAGGAGGCTTCACTATATCATATTTGATCATATTTGCTGTCATTATAACCTTGATAATGTGGGTTATTTGGAATAAAACTAAATTAGGTAAAAATATATTTGCTGTTGGAGGCAACCCTGAAGCTGCTGCTGTTTCTGGTGTAAACATTCCTCTTACTCTTATGATAGTATATACTATGGCTGGTGCTTTATATGGTATAGCTGGTTCATTAGAGGTTGCTCGTGTTGGATCTGCTACTAACAACTTAGGTAACGGTTATGAACTTGATGCTATTGCTGCTTGTGTTGTAGGAGGAGTTTCTTTCTCTGGCGGTATCGGTTCTATTATAGGTATTGTATCTGGTGTATTGATATTCCAAGTTATTAACTATGGTATGTCATTCGTTGGTATT
- the mglA gene encoding galactose/methyl galactoside ABC transporter ATP-binding protein MglA: MDNKKIVLEMKGISKSFPGVKALDDVQLTVREGEVVALMGENGAGKSTLMKCLFGIYRKDEGHIFLDGKEVNFISPKQALNNGVAMVHQELNQVRQRNIQDNIWLGKYPTKYGVIIDEKKMYDDTKAIFDDLEIPLDPRTKVSTLSVSEMQMVEIAKAVSYNSKILVLDEPTSSLTEKEVAKLFKIIRKLQSRGVGMIYISHKMEEILQISDEVTIMRDGKYVATTPSKELTTDMIIKQMVGRDLTNRFPEKTNVPGEDILEIKDFTAFYQPSLKEVNFSVRKGEVFGIAGLVGAKRTEVLESIFGMRTLSSGHVFKMSEEVNNSSTRKAIKNGFALVTEERRQTGIFGMLSINFNSTIANIDHYKNKFGFLDNKKMQEDTKWVIDSMQVKTPSEKTAIQSLSGGNQQKVILGRWLLSKPDILMLDEPTRGIDVGAKYDIYRLIIDLATVGKAVIVVSSEMPELLGITDRIMVMSNGRVAGIVETKNTNQEEIMALSAKYL, encoded by the coding sequence ATGGATAATAAAAAAATTGTTCTTGAAATGAAAGGTATTTCAAAGTCTTTTCCGGGTGTTAAAGCATTAGATGATGTACAGCTAACCGTAAGAGAGGGCGAAGTAGTTGCTCTTATGGGTGAAAATGGTGCTGGAAAATCTACTTTGATGAAATGTTTATTCGGTATATACCGTAAAGATGAAGGACATATATTCTTAGATGGTAAAGAAGTAAACTTTATATCACCCAAACAAGCTTTGAATAATGGTGTAGCTATGGTACACCAAGAACTTAACCAAGTTAGACAAAGAAATATACAAGATAATATATGGCTTGGAAAATATCCTACCAAATACGGCGTTATTATTGATGAGAAAAAGATGTATGATGATACTAAGGCAATTTTTGATGATTTGGAAATACCTCTAGATCCTAGAACAAAAGTATCTACATTATCTGTATCTGAAATGCAAATGGTAGAGATAGCAAAAGCGGTTTCTTATAATTCTAAAATATTGGTGTTAGATGAGCCTACAAGTTCTCTTACTGAAAAAGAAGTTGCTAAATTATTTAAAATCATTAGAAAACTTCAAAGCAGAGGCGTAGGTATGATCTACATATCTCACAAGATGGAAGAAATACTTCAAATATCTGATGAAGTTACTATAATGAGAGACGGTAAATATGTTGCCACTACCCCATCTAAAGAATTAACTACTGATATGATTATTAAACAGATGGTAGGAAGAGATTTAACTAATCGTTTCCCTGAAAAAACAAATGTTCCTGGAGAGGATATTTTAGAAATAAAAGATTTCACTGCATTTTATCAGCCTTCTCTTAAAGAAGTTAACTTTAGTGTAAGAAAAGGAGAAGTATTTGGTATTGCAGGACTTGTTGGAGCAAAAAGAACTGAAGTACTAGAAAGTATATTCGGTATGAGAACTTTATCTTCAGGTCATGTATTTAAAATGTCTGAAGAAGTTAACAATTCTTCTACAAGAAAAGCTATAAAAAATGGATTTGCTTTGGTTACCGAAGAAAGAAGACAAACAGGTATATTCGGTATGCTATCTATCAATTTCAATTCTACTATAGCTAATATAGACCATTACAAAAATAAATTTGGATTCTTGGATAATAAAAAGATGCAGGAAGATACAAAATGGGTTATAGACAGTATGCAGGTAAAAACTCCTTCTGAAAAAACAGCTATACAATCATTATCAGGAGGTAATCAGCAGAAAGTTATATTAGGAAGATGGCTTTTAAGTAAACCTGATATTCTTATGCTTGATGAGCCTACAAGAGGTATTGACGTTGGTGCTAAATATGATATATACAGACTTATTATAGATTTAGCTACTGTTGGAAAAGCTGTAATAGTGGTTAGTTCTGAAATGCCTGAATTACTCGGTATCACTGACAGAATCATGGTTATGAGTAATGGAAGAGTGGCTGGTATTGTTGAAACTAAAAATACTAATCAAGAAGAAATCATGGCATTGTCTGCTAAATATTTATAA
- a CDS encoding galactose ABC transporter substrate-binding protein has product MKKSLIVMAALFIMSSLFVVSCGGGSSSSTTTDGPTIGVTIYRYDDNFMSFYRRNIETRISGKANLIINDSQNNQAQQNDQVDVMIQKDSKALAINLVDPQAAQTIIDKAKTKNIPVVFFNKQPSAEAMASYDKTWYVGTTPEESGDMQGKIVVDTWKANPTWDKNGDGIIQYALLKGEPGHPDAEARTSHVTLYVTNNGLKVEKLEEQTAMWDTAKAKDIVDAWIQKYGDKLEYIFCNNDAMALGALQSVQALGYNKEGDTTKFIPIVGVDAIPDMINEIKKGTVVGSVLNDPVGQSQALVDITLNVAAGKDPLDGTTWTLDEVKAVRVPYVPITKDNINVAEEAYK; this is encoded by the coding sequence ATGAAAAAGTCACTTATCGTTATGGCGGCATTATTTATAATGTCTTCACTTTTCGTGGTATCTTGCGGAGGCGGATCTTCTTCATCCACAACTACTGATGGCCCAACTATCGGAGTAACAATTTATCGTTACGATGATAACTTTATGTCATTCTACAGAAGAAACATTGAAACTAGAATTAGCGGAAAAGCAAATTTGATAATCAATGACTCACAAAACAACCAAGCTCAGCAAAATGACCAAGTTGATGTTATGATTCAAAAAGATTCAAAAGCATTAGCTATTAACTTGGTAGACCCTCAAGCAGCTCAAACTATCATAGATAAAGCTAAAACTAAAAATATACCTGTTGTATTCTTCAACAAACAGCCTAGTGCTGAAGCTATGGCTAGCTATGATAAAACTTGGTATGTAGGAACTACTCCAGAAGAATCAGGCGATATGCAAGGTAAAATCGTTGTAGATACTTGGAAAGCTAATCCTACTTGGGACAAAAACGGTGATGGAATTATACAGTATGCTTTATTAAAAGGCGAACCAGGACACCCAGATGCTGAAGCTAGAACTAGCCATGTTACTTTATACGTTACTAACAATGGTCTTAAAGTAGAAAAATTAGAAGAACAAACAGCTATGTGGGACACTGCAAAAGCTAAAGATATAGTTGATGCTTGGATACAGAAATACGGTGATAAACTTGAATATATATTCTGTAACAATGACGCTATGGCTTTAGGTGCTTTACAGTCAGTACAAGCTTTAGGATACAACAAAGAAGGCGATACTACTAAATTCATACCTATAGTAGGTGTTGATGCTATTCCTGATATGATCAATGAAATCAAAAAAGGAACTGTAGTAGGTTCTGTTCTTAATGACCCAGTTGGTCAATCTCAAGCTCTAGTTGACATTACTTTAAATGTTGCTGCTGGAAAAGACCCATTAGATGGTACTACTTGGACTTTAGACGAAGTTAAAGCAGTTCGCGTCCCTTATGTACCTATAACTAAAGACAATATAAACGTTGCTGAAGAAGCTTATAAATAA
- a CDS encoding galactose ABC transporter substrate-binding protein, with protein sequence MNKAIVTISSILLFISLVSCGNSSKANNEIEVGITIYRYDDAFISFMRRNIETMLNGKAKFIMNDSENDQVKQNDQVDAAIQREVDALAINLVDPASASFMINKIKPTGIPVIFFNKEPSKEDMMLYDKAWYVGTLSEESGNIQGDIVVKAWQENPAWDKNGDGKIQYVLLKGEAGHPDAEARTERIKSVLTNNGITIEQLDEQTANWDILQAQTAADSWVEKYGNSIEFIFSNNDAMALGALKSIQKQGYNIGDSNKFIPIVGVDAIPEIIEEIKKGTVVGTVLQSPKDQAKAVVDMVMNAANGNDVLTGTEYKLDEVKAVRVPYRAITLENINDAAEAYK encoded by the coding sequence ATGAATAAAGCAATAGTTACTATTTCATCAATTTTATTGTTTATATCATTAGTAAGCTGCGGCAATTCTTCAAAAGCTAATAATGAAATAGAAGTTGGTATTACTATTTACAGATATGATGATGCCTTTATTTCATTTATGAGAAGAAATATTGAAACTATGTTAAATGGAAAAGCTAAATTTATAATGAATGATTCAGAAAATGATCAGGTTAAGCAAAATGATCAAGTAGATGCTGCCATTCAAAGAGAGGTTGATGCTTTAGCAATTAACTTAGTAGATCCTGCATCAGCTAGTTTTATGATTAATAAAATAAAGCCTACAGGAATACCTGTAATATTTTTCAATAAAGAGCCTAGCAAAGAAGATATGATGCTTTATGATAAAGCATGGTATGTAGGTACTTTGAGTGAAGAATCTGGAAATATACAGGGTGATATAGTAGTTAAGGCTTGGCAAGAGAATCCTGCTTGGGATAAAAATGGAGATGGAAAAATTCAATATGTTTTATTAAAAGGAGAGGCAGGACACCCAGATGCTGAAGCTAGAACAGAAAGAATTAAATCAGTTTTAACTAATAATGGAATAACTATAGAACAATTAGATGAACAAACAGCAAATTGGGATATACTTCAGGCTCAAACAGCCGCTGACTCTTGGGTAGAAAAATATGGAAACAGTATAGAGTTTATATTCTCAAATAATGATGCTATGGCTTTGGGAGCATTAAAATCTATTCAAAAACAAGGTTACAACATAGGAGACAGCAATAAATTCATACCTATAGTTGGTGTTGATGCTATTCCTGAAATTATTGAAGAAATTAAAAAAGGAACTGTAGTTGGTACTGTTTTACAAAGCCCTAAAGATCAGGCTAAAGCTGTAGTTGATATGGTTATGAATGCTGCAAATGGAAATGATGTATTAACAGGAACAGAATACAAATTAGATGAGGTAAAAGCTGTAAGAGTACCTTATAGAGCTATCACATTAGAAAATATAAATGATGCTGCTGAGGCTTATAAATAA
- a CDS encoding galactose ABC transporter substrate-binding protein yields MKRFIILLLVLLSSSVLLYTQKKTNSIGVALYRYDDSYMSFLKQYIEKNINRNTSLLMADSYNSQSTQNGQIDMFLQKNVNLLAINLVDKSQAQKVLDKISINNKPIIFFNREPGLEVVKTYDKVWYIGGISEEAGSAQGRVIVESWKDRMNWDKNEDGKIQCVILKGDLNDTDTIKRTEYMKKYIASNNIKLNVLEEVSAMGRRDEAAKVMKTLISKYGKKIEYIICNNDNMALGALDTLREFKYNNSSRMLNYVPIIGIDGIPECLEEINNYGIFATVMQNPQIQAQTLCSVSSNIISGKSPLDGLHFTIYNDKYIVIPYIPVNKSNIDTAIKIYK; encoded by the coding sequence ATGAAAAGATTTATTATTTTATTATTAGTATTATTATCATCTTCTGTGTTATTGTATACACAGAAAAAAACAAATTCTATAGGTGTGGCACTTTATAGATACGATGACAGTTATATGAGTTTTTTAAAGCAGTATATAGAAAAAAATATAAATAGAAATACTTCTCTGCTTATGGCAGACTCTTATAATAGTCAATCAACTCAAAATGGTCAAATAGATATGTTCTTACAAAAGAATGTCAATCTATTAGCTATAAATTTGGTAGATAAATCTCAAGCTCAAAAAGTATTGGATAAAATAAGCATAAATAATAAACCCATAATATTTTTTAATAGAGAACCGGGACTAGAAGTTGTAAAAACTTATGATAAGGTTTGGTATATAGGCGGAATAAGCGAAGAGGCAGGAAGTGCTCAAGGCAGGGTAATAGTAGAAAGTTGGAAAGACAGAATGAATTGGGATAAAAATGAAGATGGTAAAATACAATGTGTCATATTAAAAGGCGATTTGAATGATACTGACACTATAAAAAGAACAGAGTATATGAAAAAATACATAGCTTCTAATAATATAAAATTAAATGTACTAGAAGAAGTTTCAGCTATGGGAAGAAGAGACGAAGCAGCAAAGGTAATGAAAACTTTAATATCTAAATACGGTAAAAAAATAGAGTATATAATATGTAATAATGATAATATGGCATTAGGGGCATTGGATACTTTGAGAGAATTTAAATATAATAACAGCAGCAGAATGCTTAATTATGTACCTATAATAGGAATAGATGGAATACCTGAATGCTTGGAAGAGATTAATAATTATGGAATATTTGCAACTGTTATGCAAAATCCTCAAATACAGGCTCAAACGCTATGCTCTGTTTCAAGTAATATAATAAGCGGAAAATCTCCTTTAGACGGTTTACATTTTACCATTTATAATGATAAATATATTGTAATACCTTATATACCTGTAAATAAATCTAATATAGATACTGCAATAAAAATATATAAATAA
- the aroB gene encoding 3-dehydroquinate synthase, with product MNKVEVKIKNDSIINYDILVQKGLIKDTGKLVKNILRGKRALIVTDDIVDKLYTNIVKESLEKEDIITSVCVLPNGEPNKNIESINNIFSALAKNELSRKDIIIALGGGVIGDMAGYAAAVWMRGIDFVQIPTTLLACVDSSVGGKTGINIKEGKNLVGAFHSPKLVIIDSNTLLSLPKREFNEGMAEVIKHAFLFDEALLELIEAHVHNNTNLDMDFVLKRNCELKAHIVEIDYKEQKERMFLNFGHTIGHSVENAAGYGVLLHGEAVAIGMIFAIEYGIRKGITKDKNILERAKNILSKFSLPISIPDNMNLKDSIKLDKKRSDDKINFVFLESIGKPCVEKVSVEDILK from the coding sequence ATGAATAAAGTAGAAGTAAAAATAAAAAATGATTCGATTATCAATTATGATATTTTAGTTCAAAAAGGATTGATAAAAGATACTGGTAAATTAGTAAAAAATATACTAAGAGGAAAAAGAGCCTTAATAGTTACAGATGATATAGTAGATAAACTTTATACTAATATAGTAAAAGAAAGTTTAGAAAAGGAAGATATTATCACTTCTGTATGCGTTCTTCCAAATGGAGAGCCTAATAAAAATATAGAAAGCATTAATAATATATTCTCCGCATTGGCAAAAAATGAATTAAGCCGTAAGGATATAATAATTGCATTGGGAGGCGGAGTAATAGGAGATATGGCCGGATATGCTGCTGCTGTTTGGATGAGGGGGATAGATTTTGTGCAGATTCCAACTACATTGCTTGCATGTGTAGATTCTTCTGTTGGCGGAAAGACAGGTATTAATATAAAAGAAGGTAAAAATTTAGTAGGTGCTTTTCATAGTCCAAAACTTGTTATAATAGACAGTAATACTTTATTAAGCCTTCCTAAAAGGGAGTTTAATGAAGGAATGGCTGAAGTTATCAAGCATGCATTTTTATTTGATGAGGCACTTTTGGAATTGATAGAGGCACATGTTCATAATAATACTAATTTGGATATGGATTTTGTATTAAAGAGAAACTGCGAATTAAAGGCTCATATTGTAGAAATAGATTATAAAGAGCAGAAAGAAAGAATGTTTTTAAACTTCGGACATACTATAGGGCATAGCGTTGAGAATGCTGCTGGTTATGGTGTATTGCTTCATGGGGAGGCTGTTGCTATAGGTATGATTTTTGCTATAGAGTATGGTATTAGAAAAGGCATCACTAAAGATAAAAATATATTAGAAAGAGCCAAAAATATATTGAGTAAATTCTCTCTCCCAATATCAATACCTGATAATATGAATTTAAAAGATTCAATTAAACTCGATAAAAAAAGAAGCGATGATAAAATCAATTTCGTATTTTTAGAATCTATTGGAAAGCCTTGTGTTGAAAAAGTAAGTGTGGAGGATATTTTAAAATGA
- a CDS encoding flavodoxin encodes MNNKIAIIYWSGTGNTEIMAQNVQKGIENAGGEADIFPVSSFDTANINNYSKVALGCPAMGAEVLEESEFQPFYDSIRGSLSGKKVALFGSYDWGDGEWMRIWQDDVKDTGASLVKDGLITNLTPDDDAVDECKSLGEALLKA; translated from the coding sequence ATGAATAATAAAATAGCAATAATATATTGGAGCGGTACAGGAAATACTGAAATTATGGCACAGAATGTACAGAAAGGTATTGAAAATGCCGGAGGAGAAGCTGATATTTTCCCTGTATCTAGTTTTGATACTGCAAATATAAATAACTATTCAAAAGTGGCTTTAGGCTGTCCTGCTATGGGAGCTGAAGTTTTGGAAGAATCAGAATTTCAGCCTTTCTATGATTCTATAAGAGGAAGTTTATCAGGTAAAAAAGTTGCCTTGTTCGGTTCTTATGATTGGGGTGATGGAGAATGGATGAGAATATGGCAAGATGATGTAAAAGATACAGGTGCTTCTTTGGTAAAAGATGGACTCATTACAAATCTTACTCCAGACGATGATGCTGTTGATGAATGTAAATCTTTGGGTGAAGCCCTATTGAAAGCGTAA
- a CDS encoding DUF3793 family protein, producing the protein MKEYSFDELIINHCAPALSGIKIANIFTYQYGSKKEVYKKAASYNKILNSRNINVSIIKDYDNKVIVYVYNKKRLEEYILNDDVFDFLELYGYEAKDVYKCIELLKYRMQNNKDFPHEIGIFLGYPLMDIYGFINNYGKNSLHTGYWKVYHNKNEAIKTFNRYNECRSFYINTFLNGKGILEIMDDYKMYIQN; encoded by the coding sequence ATGAAAGAATATAGTTTTGATGAGTTAATTATAAATCACTGTGCCCCTGCTCTGTCAGGTATAAAGATAGCTAATATATTTACATACCAATACGGCTCTAAAAAGGAGGTTTACAAAAAAGCAGCATCATACAATAAAATATTAAACAGCCGTAATATAAATGTATCTATAATAAAAGACTATGATAATAAAGTTATAGTATATGTTTATAATAAAAAAAGGCTTGAAGAATATATTTTGAATGATGATGTTTTCGATTTTTTAGAGCTTTATGGATATGAAGCTAAAGATGTGTATAAGTGTATAGAACTATTAAAATATAGAATGCAGAACAATAAAGATTTTCCTCATGAGATAGGAATATTTTTAGGCTATCCTCTTATGGACATATACGGCTTTATAAATAATTACGGCAAGAACAGCCTGCATACAGGATATTGGAAAGTGTATCATAATAAAAATGAAGCTATAAAAACATTCAATAGATATAATGAATGCAGAAGTTTTTATATAAATACATTTTTAAACGGCAAGGGTATATTGGAAATAATGGACGATTACAAAATGTATATTCAAAATTAA
- a CDS encoding AEC family transporter, producing MYTIIELILPIFILIAFGKILKHTNIISNEGIKTIKNLAVNLFLPFTFFNILIHGTFNKDSIVLIVAGFIIIFSAYLLGFLFKPLFSDDIKKYVPYTNTCIESGMFALAILNMIIGKENLFQIIQMDMVNNIFVFTVVTTGLTLISGKKQSTKQVINSIIKSPIIISLILGIIGALFNLGEKIDNSNLSGTYNRIISFLTEPLSPMILLCIGAELEFEIDILKKAIKLFFIRFATMAVLISLILFVISKIITVNSIFVKSMIIYFLSPSPFILLMYTNDKKVNKFLSGFLSLQIIMSLIFCIIVSFIQF from the coding sequence ATGTATACTATTATAGAATTAATACTTCCAATATTCATTTTAATAGCCTTCGGTAAAATATTAAAACATACTAATATAATAAGCAATGAAGGAATAAAAACTATAAAAAATTTAGCAGTGAATTTATTTCTTCCATTTACTTTTTTTAATATACTTATTCATGGCACATTCAATAAAGATTCTATAGTATTAATAGTAGCAGGATTTATAATAATATTTTCAGCGTATTTATTAGGTTTCTTGTTTAAACCATTATTCAGCGACGATATAAAAAAATATGTACCATATACTAATACCTGTATTGAAAGCGGAATGTTTGCATTAGCTATACTTAATATGATTATAGGCAAGGAAAATCTATTTCAAATAATACAAATGGATATGGTAAATAATATATTTGTTTTTACTGTAGTTACAACAGGTTTGACTTTGATATCAGGTAAAAAGCAAAGTACAAAGCAAGTAATAAACTCTATAATAAAAAGCCCAATAATAATAAGCCTTATATTAGGTATAATAGGAGCATTATTCAATTTGGGTGAAAAGATAGATAATTCAAATTTATCCGGCACTTACAATAGAATAATATCTTTTTTGACAGAGCCTTTATCTCCTATGATATTATTATGTATAGGGGCAGAACTTGAATTTGAAATTGATATATTAAAAAAGGCTATTAAATTATTTTTTATAAGATTCGCTACAATGGCTGTATTAATATCATTAATTTTATTTGTAATATCTAAAATAATAACTGTTAATTCTATATTTGTTAAATCTATGATTATATATTTTCTATCACCCTCACCTTTTATATTATTAATGTATACGAATGATAAAAAAGTTAATAAATTTCTATCAGGATTCTTGTCATTGCAGATAATAATGTCTTTAATATTCTGCATCATAGTAAGTTTTATACAATTTTAA
- the htpG gene encoding molecular chaperone HtpG, with the protein MAEKQILNFEAETKQILNLMVHSIYTHKEIFLRELISNASDALDKARFESITNTDKYTDIDNLRIKIEVDEQNRTLTIKDNGIGMTREDVINNIGSIARSGTKAFLEKIQKDKEASKESGIDLIGQFGVGFYSAFMVADDIVIETKHVDSEKGVRWESNGDGSYSIEDIDKQDRGTTITLKLKGKDEKLEEDGFVDDDYCNRYTLESLIHKYSNYVHYPIVMDMPIPKKEENEVQQYEEKTINSMISIWQKSKSDVKPEEYNEFYKEHFHDYAEPFEVIHTKAEGTIEYTALLFIPSRAPFNFLHPDFERGLELYSRNVFIMSKCKDLLPEYLKFVRGLVDSPDFSLNISREILQHSTQLKRIASNVEKKILDALENILKNDRKRYEKFFKEFGESIKIGIYSDFSKKDKLANLLLFQSSNTADDEYTTLAEYKSRMKEGQEYIYYAAAKDKSAIEKLPHMEGMKDKGYEVLYFTDRVDEFMITMMKEFDGTKLHSILQADNNDSENKDENKESANKDILNAIKDVLGADRVAEVRETNRLKESVVCLSNKEDSISFNMAKVLAETGNNMFGMKPERVLEINTSHEVFKAMEKEYQANKVSETFKEYSELLYDEACILEGLPLEDPKLFASRMSKLMLK; encoded by the coding sequence ATGGCAGAAAAACAAATACTTAATTTTGAAGCCGAAACTAAACAAATATTAAATTTAATGGTGCATTCTATATACACTCATAAGGAAATATTTTTAAGAGAGCTTATATCAAATGCAAGTGATGCTTTGGATAAGGCAAGATTTGAATCTATAACAAACACAGATAAATACACAGATATAGATAATTTAAGAATAAAAATAGAAGTAGATGAGCAAAATAGAACATTAACTATAAAAGATAACGGAATCGGTATGACAAGAGAGGACGTTATTAATAATATAGGTTCTATTGCAAGAAGCGGAACTAAAGCATTTTTAGAAAAAATACAAAAGGATAAAGAGGCATCAAAGGAAAGCGGAATAGATTTGATAGGACAATTCGGAGTAGGATTTTATTCTGCATTTATGGTTGCTGATGATATAGTAATAGAAACAAAGCATGTTGATAGTGAAAAAGGCGTTCGTTGGGAGAGTAATGGAGATGGTTCTTACTCTATAGAAGATATTGATAAACAAGATAGAGGAACTACTATAACATTAAAGCTGAAAGGAAAAGATGAAAAGTTAGAAGAAGACGGTTTTGTTGATGATGATTACTGTAACAGATACACTTTAGAGAGTTTAATACATAAATATTCAAACTATGTTCATTATCCTATAGTTATGGATATGCCTATACCTAAAAAAGAGGAAAACGAAGTTCAGCAATACGAAGAAAAAACTATTAACTCTATGATTAGTATTTGGCAGAAATCAAAAAGCGATGTTAAACCTGAAGAGTATAATGAGTTTTATAAAGAGCATTTCCATGATTATGCAGAACCTTTTGAAGTTATACATACAAAGGCTGAAGGTACTATAGAATATACAGCACTTTTATTCATACCTTCAAGAGCTCCTTTCAATTTCCTACATCCAGATTTTGAAAGAGGATTAGAGCTTTATTCTAGAAATGTATTTATAATGAGCAAGTGTAAAGATTTGCTTCCTGAATATTTAAAATTTGTTAGAGGTTTGGTTGATTCTCCTGACTTCTCACTCAATATTTCAAGAGAGATTTTACAGCATAGCACTCAATTAAAAAGAATAGCTTCTAATGTTGAAAAGAAAATTTTAGATGCTTTAGAAAATATACTTAAAAATGACAGAAAGAGATATGAGAAATTCTTTAAAGAGTTTGGTGAATCTATAAAAATAGGAATATATTCAGATTTCAGCAAAAAAGATAAATTAGCTAATCTTTTATTATTCCAATCTTCAAATACAGCTGATGATGAATATACAACATTAGCAGAGTATAAATCAAGAATGAAAGAAGGTCAGGAGTATATATATTATGCTGCTGCTAAGGACAAATCTGCTATAGAAAAACTTCCTCATATGGAAGGTATGAAAGATAAAGGATATGAGGTTCTTTATTTCACTGACAGAGTAGATGAATTTATGATTACTATGATGAAAGAGTTTGACGGTACTAAACTTCATTCTATACTTCAGGCTGATAATAATGATTCTGAAAATAAAGATGAAAATAAAGAATCTGCTAATAAAGATATACTTAATGCTATAAAAGATGTATTAGGTGCAGATAGAGTTGCTGAGGTAAGAGAAACTAACAGACTTAAAGAAAGTGTTGTATGTTTATCTAATAAAGAAGATTCTATCAGCTTTAATATGGCTAAAGTTCTTGCTGAAACAGGCAATAATATGTTTGGAATGAAGCCTGAAAGAGTATTAGAGATTAATACTTCTCATGAGGTTTTCAAAGCTATGGAAAAAGAATATCAGGCTAATAAAGTTTCAGAAACATTTAAAGAATACAGCGAACTTCTTTATGATGAAGCTTGTATACTTGAGGGACTTCCTCTTGAAGATCCTAAATTATTTGCAAGCAGAATGAGTAAATTAATGCTTAAATAA